Proteins encoded in a region of the Mycobacteriales bacterium genome:
- a CDS encoding DUF3566 domain-containing protein encodes MSEPRYQTRVSDPDETTRIPKDALDALRDADQAQDGSAPAGHPTGSQPAAPVRPNGSGPGSAPAPRTGTPPSGPNSGATPSVRPDAPAGFRPSTNGSGAPSGPSGAPGMGLSGGPAGAPAGLGGLSGSPSGAPSGPSGSPPGSPSGATPAASGTNGYRRSETGYSPAAYPNPGSYGSGFSSLSDVPTTVTAPGAATAGIGLGTGAASNTAAARSALGAATRPSSRQSGGARPARRARLLVRHIDPWSTLKFSFVLAVAMFFVWLVAIGVLYGVLDGMGVFDQINGLYDEVSGNGGNSLFSPGLVLGTAAIIGVINIVLFTALSTIGAFVYNICSDLVGGIEVTLAERD; translated from the coding sequence ATGAGCGAACCGCGGTACCAGACGAGGGTCAGCGACCCGGACGAGACCACGCGCATCCCCAAGGACGCGCTGGACGCGCTCCGGGACGCCGACCAGGCCCAGGACGGGTCCGCGCCGGCCGGCCACCCCACCGGCTCGCAGCCGGCGGCACCGGTCCGGCCGAACGGGTCCGGTCCGGGCTCCGCGCCGGCTCCGCGCACCGGCACGCCGCCGTCCGGACCGAACAGCGGCGCGACGCCGTCGGTCCGGCCGGACGCGCCGGCGGGGTTCCGGCCCTCGACCAACGGGTCGGGCGCACCGTCCGGGCCCTCCGGCGCTCCGGGCATGGGTCTGTCCGGCGGTCCGGCTGGCGCTCCCGCCGGCCTCGGTGGTCTGTCCGGGTCGCCGTCGGGGGCACCGAGCGGTCCGTCCGGGTCGCCGCCGGGCTCCCCGTCCGGCGCCACCCCGGCGGCGAGCGGGACCAACGGCTACCGGCGGTCCGAGACCGGCTACTCGCCCGCGGCGTACCCGAACCCGGGGTCGTACGGGTCGGGCTTCTCCTCGCTGTCGGACGTGCCCACCACGGTGACCGCGCCGGGCGCGGCCACCGCGGGCATCGGCCTCGGCACCGGTGCGGCGAGCAACACGGCCGCCGCCCGCAGCGCCCTCGGCGCGGCGACGCGGCCGAGCTCCCGGCAGTCCGGTGGCGCCCGCCCGGCCCGCCGGGCCCGGCTGCTGGTCCGGCACATCGACCCGTGGTCGACGCTGAAGTTCTCGTTCGTGCTGGCCGTGGCGATGTTCTTCGTCTGGCTGGTCGCGATCGGCGTGCTCTACGGCGTGCTCGACGGGATGGGCGTCTTCGACCAGATCAACGGGCTCTACGACGAGGTCTCCGGCAACGGCGGCAACTCGCTGTTCTCGCCCGGCCTGGTCCTGGGCACCGCGGCCATCATCGGCGTGATCAACATCGTGTTGTTCACGGCGCTCTCGACGATCGGCGCGTTCGTCTACAACATCTGCTCCGACCTGGTCGGGGGCATCGAGGTGACCCTCGCCGAACGGGACTGA
- a CDS encoding VOC family protein yields MSLTDASVEGRLPARDLDRARRWYAEKLGLEAAEERPGGLRYVLASGVVCLFAAQGGSEGLFTQLALYVADLDAEMAAMRARGVVFEEYEVPGLTTVDGVADVEGNYPSKGRGERAAWFRDSEGNLIGMAELVR; encoded by the coding sequence ATGAGCCTCACCGACGCGAGCGTGGAAGGGCGGCTGCCGGCGCGGGACCTGGACCGGGCCCGCCGGTGGTACGCGGAGAAGCTCGGGCTGGAGGCCGCCGAGGAGCGTCCGGGCGGCCTGCGCTACGTGCTCGCGTCCGGCGTGGTCTGCCTGTTCGCCGCGCAGGGCGGCTCGGAGGGGCTGTTCACCCAGCTCGCCCTCTACGTCGCGGACCTCGACGCGGAGATGGCCGCAATGCGCGCCCGCGGGGTCGTCTTCGAGGAGTACGAGGTCCCGGGACTGACCACAGTGGACGGTGTCGCCGACGTCGAGGGCAACTACCCGAGCAAGGGCCGGGGCGAGCGCGCCGCCTGGTTCCGCGACAGCGAGGGCAATCTCATCGGAATGGCCGAGCTGGTCCGGTAA
- a CDS encoding acyl-CoA thioester hydrolase/BAAT C-terminal domain-containing protein, protein MIRRWALVVVLATAACTSGGPGATMTISAPRPLDQPADVRLSGLPAGATTTVTASATDDHGVRWSAHADFRADAGGVVSLAQRPVGGDYDRADPMGLVESLAPGRVGEPVFATTQFGGPVMLAATVDGRTVATGTLRRLGPDQTGVTSTDLRPATDTIFGTLYEPKDTSARHAAVVVFGGSEGGLARYIQLEAAELAEHGHPALALAYFAEPGLPPTLDRIPLEYFTRALSILRARPGVDPTRLYVMGGSRGGEAALLLAATYPSQIHGVVGQVPASTVNAAFVIRAGSNHSAWTVHGREVPFTRAFQAPAAAVDPAAVIPVERIRGPMLLTCGGQDTEWPSCANVDDITGRLAAHHVRPPVTVLKYSSAGHFATTLPPYTVYSQAALTATGGEVAATQQSNVDFWAHLLPFLGP, encoded by the coding sequence GTGATCCGTCGGTGGGCCCTCGTCGTCGTGCTGGCGACCGCGGCCTGCACGAGCGGTGGACCAGGCGCCACGATGACGATCAGTGCGCCGCGCCCGCTGGACCAGCCGGCGGACGTACGGCTGAGCGGTCTGCCGGCCGGCGCCACCACGACGGTCACCGCCTCCGCGACCGACGACCACGGTGTGCGCTGGTCGGCGCACGCCGACTTCCGGGCGGACGCGGGCGGCGTGGTCTCCCTGGCCCAGCGACCGGTCGGCGGCGACTACGACCGGGCCGATCCGATGGGCCTGGTCGAGTCGCTGGCCCCTGGTCGCGTGGGCGAACCCGTCTTCGCGACCACACAGTTCGGCGGCCCGGTCATGCTGGCCGCGACCGTCGACGGCCGGACCGTCGCCACCGGCACGCTGCGGCGGCTGGGCCCGGACCAGACGGGCGTGACCAGCACCGACCTCCGGCCGGCCACGGACACGATCTTCGGCACCCTCTACGAGCCGAAGGACACCAGCGCCCGGCATGCGGCCGTGGTGGTGTTCGGCGGGTCCGAGGGCGGGCTCGCCCGGTACATCCAACTGGAGGCGGCGGAGCTGGCCGAGCACGGGCATCCCGCGCTCGCCCTGGCCTACTTCGCCGAACCCGGGCTGCCGCCGACGCTGGACCGGATTCCGCTGGAGTACTTCACCAGGGCCCTGTCGATCCTGCGCGCCCGCCCCGGCGTCGACCCCACCCGCCTGTACGTCATGGGCGGTTCCCGCGGCGGCGAGGCCGCGCTGCTGCTGGCCGCGACGTACCCGAGCCAGATCCACGGCGTCGTCGGCCAGGTCCCGGCCAGCACGGTCAACGCCGCGTTCGTGATTCGGGCGGGCAGCAACCACTCGGCCTGGACGGTGCACGGCCGGGAGGTCCCGTTCACCCGCGCATTCCAGGCCCCGGCGGCGGCCGTCGACCCGGCGGCGGTGATCCCGGTCGAGCGGATCCGCGGGCCGATGCTGCTGACCTGCGGCGGTCAGGACACGGAGTGGCCGTCCTGCGCGAACGTCGACGACATCACCGGCCGGCTGGCCGCACACCACGTCCGGCCACCGGTGACGGTGCTGAAGTACTCGAGCGCCGGGCACTTCGCGACCACATTGCCACCGTACACGGTGTACTCACAGGCGGCGTTGACGGCGACCGGGGGCGAGGTCGCGGCGACACAGCAGTCCAATGTGGACTTCTGGGCACACCTGCTGCCGTTCCTGGGGCCGTGA
- a CDS encoding NUDIX domain-containing protein: protein MLPGDRTFDPASATTGGQAGHEARVTIVTNENFARRSARVILIDPAGRTLLFQSEDFWFTPGGGIEAGETTEEAAARELWEETGLRIAPDQLGPLVAETSGYADLGWATGMFHDAFYFHRSPPGFAVDTSGWQPLEASTMSGHRWWTADEVDASHRNVFPFGLGPLLRDLLAGRIPPAPISLPWHH from the coding sequence GTGCTCCCGGGCGACAGGACCTTCGACCCTGCCTCGGCAACCACCGGCGGTCAAGCCGGTCATGAAGCTAGAGTCACAATCGTGACGAACGAGAATTTTGCGCGGCGCTCAGCGCGAGTGATTCTCATCGACCCTGCCGGCAGGACGTTGTTGTTCCAGTCCGAGGACTTCTGGTTCACCCCGGGCGGTGGGATCGAGGCCGGCGAGACGACGGAGGAGGCGGCCGCGCGGGAGCTCTGGGAGGAGACCGGGCTGCGGATCGCGCCGGACCAGCTCGGTCCGCTCGTCGCCGAGACCTCGGGGTACGCCGATCTCGGCTGGGCCACCGGCATGTTCCACGACGCGTTCTACTTCCACCGGTCCCCGCCCGGGTTCGCGGTGGACACCAGCGGCTGGCAGCCGCTGGAGGCCTCGACCATGTCCGGTCACCGCTGGTGGACCGCGGACGAGGTCGACGCCTCGCACCGCAACGTCTTCCCGTTCGGGCTGGGGCCGTTGCTGCGGGACCTGCTGGCCGGCCGGATCCCGCCCGCGCCCATCAGCCTGCCCTGGCACCACTAG
- a CDS encoding histidine phosphatase family protein: MVLCLRHAESENVVAGASGALPGARLTARGRGQAAGLRGLEVTRAYVSATVRARETAAPIGVPVTELGGLAEVGIGAREGEVDARLRRETADVLRAWVVDGYLDRRVEPDGETGHDVLARMTAALAIVARDPGRPVVIGHVASLTLALSVLCGLGAEVWGTPLPHAVPFPLRWDGTRWHCPRWPA, encoded by the coding sequence GTGGTTCTCTGCCTGCGGCATGCGGAGTCCGAGAACGTGGTGGCGGGGGCGTCGGGGGCGCTGCCGGGGGCTCGCCTGACCGCGCGGGGGCGGGGCCAGGCGGCGGGGTTGCGGGGGTTGGAGGTCACCCGGGCATACGTGAGCGCGACCGTGCGGGCCCGGGAGACGGCGGCGCCGATCGGGGTGCCGGTGACCGAGCTCGGCGGGCTGGCAGAGGTCGGGATCGGTGCGCGGGAGGGGGAGGTCGACGCTCGTCTGCGGCGGGAGACCGCGGACGTCCTGCGGGCCTGGGTGGTGGACGGCTACCTGGACCGCCGGGTGGAGCCGGACGGCGAGACCGGGCACGACGTCCTCGCCCGGATGACCGCCGCGCTGGCGATCGTGGCGCGGGATCCGGGGCGACCGGTCGTGATCGGGCACGTCGCGAGCCTGACGCTGGCGCTGAGCGTCCTGTGCGGACTCGGCGCTGAAGTCTGGGGTACGCCGCTGCCGCACGCGGTCCCGTTCCCGCTGCGGTGGGACGGAACCCGCTGGCACTGCCCCCGCTGGCCCGCTTAG
- a CDS encoding nucleotidyltransferase domain-containing protein, with amino-acid sequence MTRDPAEGVDAHGYLVTGAALAKVAPVYRPILDDCVSTLTATFADRLDGLYLYGSVATGQARPPDSDLDLLALWTSTVDDNLVRATATALSTRHSGAVREVGLARATLDSITEPADRCFLKHYCVPLTGYDRRTDLAPCTPSRALADGFNGDVVPALRSIVDDAVNPAVAARKAARRLLLAVATVESVSHATWSTDRDTGAALLTRHHREWTDVAANAVELAAGRGNPDGAGDLVALADWLGRHP; translated from the coding sequence GTGACGCGGGACCCAGCGGAAGGCGTCGACGCCCACGGGTATCTCGTCACCGGCGCGGCGCTCGCGAAGGTCGCGCCGGTCTACCGGCCGATCCTGGACGACTGCGTGTCCACGCTGACCGCGACGTTCGCCGACCGGCTCGACGGCCTCTACCTCTACGGCAGCGTCGCCACCGGTCAGGCCCGTCCGCCCGACTCCGACCTGGACCTGCTGGCCCTGTGGACGTCCACTGTGGACGACAACCTGGTCCGCGCCACCGCGACGGCACTGTCCACACGGCACAGCGGGGCGGTCCGGGAGGTCGGGCTGGCCCGGGCCACCCTGGACTCGATCACCGAGCCGGCCGACCGCTGCTTCCTCAAGCACTACTGCGTCCCGCTGACCGGCTACGACCGCCGTACGGACCTGGCGCCGTGCACGCCGTCCCGGGCCCTGGCCGACGGCTTCAACGGCGACGTCGTCCCGGCCCTACGGTCCATTGTGGACGACGCGGTGAACCCCGCGGTCGCCGCCCGCAAGGCCGCCCGCCGGCTGCTGCTGGCTGTGGCCACCGTCGAGTCGGTATCGCACGCGACCTGGAGCACCGACCGTGACACCGGCGCGGCGCTGCTCACCCGGCACCATCGCGAGTGGACGGACGTCGCCGCGAACGCCGTGGAGCTCGCCGCCGGCCGCGGGAACCCCGACGGCGCCGGGGATCTGGTCGCGCTGGCCGACTGGCTCGGCCGGCATCCCTAG
- the gyrA gene encoding DNA gyrase subunit A, whose translation MVDVTIPPTGGGDRVEPVDIQIEMQRSYIDYAMSVIVGRALPDVRDGLKPVHRKILYGMFDSGFRPDRPYVKCARVVGDVMGNYHPHGDTAIYDTLVRMAQPWSLRALLVDGQGNFGSPGNDPAAAMRYTESRLTPLAMEMLRDIDKDTVDFSPTYDGNTTEPDVLPSRIPNLLVNGGSGIAVGMATNIPPHNLREVAAGVTWALENPDADDDETLAALMERIKAPDFPTAALIVGRDGIEDAYRTGRGSIRMRAVVTVEEDARGRTILVVTELPYQVNPDNLAESIADAVRDGRLAGISEIADESSDRIGRRLVITLRRDAVAKVVLNNLYKHTQLQTTFGANMLALVDGVPRTLRLDQFVRYYVTHQIEVIVRRTRYLLRQAEERAHILRALLKAIDQLDAVIALIRGSESADAARGGLMQLLEIDEIQATAILDMQLRRLAALERQRLQDEFARIEAEIAEYNAILASETRQREIVRDELAEIVEKYGDDRRTRLVSYDGDVSMEDLIAEEDVVVTITRTGYAKRTKTDLYRAQRRGGKGIQGAALKQDDIVAHFFVTSTHNWILFFTNKGRVYRAKAYELPEANRAARGQHVANLLAFQPEEKIAQVIQLRDYEVAPYLVLATQRGLVKKTRLVEFDSNRAGGIVAINLREDDELIAASLIEPSDDLLLVSRQAQSIRFRADDESLRPMGRATSGVIGMRFGTEDELLAMEVAREGIELLVATEGGYAKRTKLDEYPVQGRGGKGVLTARIVSTRGGLVGALAVRPEDEVYAITSNGGVIRTSAREVRRAQRQTMGVRLMNLPDGVTLVAVARNADEPDELG comes from the coding sequence GTGGTCGACGTGACCATTCCGCCGACGGGCGGTGGCGACCGGGTCGAGCCGGTCGACATCCAGATCGAGATGCAGCGGTCGTACATCGACTACGCGATGTCGGTCATCGTCGGCCGGGCGCTGCCCGACGTCCGGGACGGCCTCAAGCCCGTCCACCGCAAGATCCTCTACGGGATGTTCGACAGCGGCTTCCGCCCCGACCGGCCGTACGTGAAGTGCGCCCGGGTCGTCGGCGACGTCATGGGTAACTACCACCCGCACGGCGACACGGCCATCTACGACACCCTGGTGCGGATGGCCCAGCCGTGGTCGCTGCGGGCCCTGCTGGTCGACGGCCAGGGCAACTTCGGCTCGCCCGGAAACGACCCCGCCGCCGCCATGCGGTACACGGAGTCGCGGCTGACCCCGCTGGCCATGGAGATGCTGCGGGACATCGACAAGGACACCGTCGACTTCTCGCCCACGTACGACGGCAACACGACCGAGCCGGACGTGCTGCCCAGCCGGATCCCGAACCTGCTGGTCAACGGCGGGTCCGGGATCGCGGTCGGGATGGCGACGAACATCCCGCCGCACAACCTGCGCGAGGTCGCCGCCGGCGTCACCTGGGCGCTGGAGAACCCGGACGCGGACGACGACGAGACCCTGGCCGCCCTGATGGAGCGGATCAAGGCCCCGGACTTCCCGACCGCGGCGCTGATCGTGGGCCGGGACGGGATCGAGGACGCGTACCGGACCGGGCGCGGGTCGATCCGGATGCGTGCGGTCGTCACGGTCGAGGAGGACGCCCGCGGGCGGACCATCCTGGTCGTCACCGAGCTGCCCTATCAGGTCAACCCGGACAACCTGGCCGAGTCGATCGCCGACGCGGTGCGCGACGGCCGGCTGGCCGGGATCAGTGAGATCGCCGACGAGTCGTCCGACCGGATCGGCCGGCGGCTGGTCATCACGCTGCGCCGGGACGCGGTCGCCAAGGTCGTGCTGAACAACCTCTACAAGCACACCCAGCTGCAGACCACGTTCGGCGCGAACATGCTGGCCCTGGTCGACGGGGTGCCGCGGACGCTGCGGCTGGACCAGTTCGTCCGCTACTACGTGACCCACCAGATCGAGGTCATCGTCCGGCGGACCCGCTACCTGCTCCGCCAGGCCGAGGAACGCGCCCACATCCTGCGTGCGTTGCTCAAGGCCATCGACCAGCTCGACGCGGTGATCGCGCTGATCCGGGGCAGCGAGTCGGCCGACGCCGCCCGCGGCGGCCTGATGCAGCTGCTGGAGATCGACGAGATCCAGGCCACCGCGATCCTGGACATGCAGCTGCGCCGGCTGGCCGCCCTGGAGCGGCAGCGGCTGCAGGACGAGTTCGCCCGGATCGAGGCGGAGATCGCCGAGTACAACGCGATCCTGGCCAGCGAGACCCGGCAGCGCGAGATCGTCCGGGACGAGCTCGCCGAGATCGTGGAGAAGTACGGCGACGACCGCCGCACCCGGCTGGTGTCCTACGACGGCGACGTGTCCATGGAGGACCTGATCGCCGAGGAGGACGTGGTCGTCACGATCACGCGCACCGGCTACGCGAAGCGCACGAAGACCGACCTCTACCGGGCCCAGCGGCGCGGCGGCAAGGGCATCCAGGGCGCGGCGCTGAAGCAGGACGACATCGTCGCCCACTTCTTCGTCACCTCGACCCACAACTGGATCCTGTTCTTCACCAACAAGGGCCGGGTCTACCGGGCCAAGGCCTACGAGCTGCCGGAGGCCAACCGGGCCGCCCGCGGCCAGCACGTAGCCAACCTGCTGGCCTTCCAGCCCGAGGAGAAGATCGCGCAGGTCATCCAGCTGCGCGACTACGAGGTGGCGCCGTACCTGGTGCTGGCGACCCAGCGCGGGCTGGTGAAGAAGACCCGGCTGGTCGAGTTCGACTCCAACCGGGCCGGCGGCATCGTCGCGATCAACCTGCGCGAGGACGACGAGCTCATCGCGGCCTCGCTGATCGAGCCGAGCGACGACCTGCTGCTGGTCAGCCGTCAGGCGCAGTCGATCCGGTTCCGCGCCGACGACGAGTCGCTGCGACCGATGGGTCGCGCGACCAGCGGCGTGATCGGGATGCGGTTCGGCACCGAGGACGAGCTGCTGGCGATGGAGGTCGCCCGCGAGGGCATCGAGTTGCTGGTCGCGACCGAAGGTGGGTATGCCAAGCGCACGAAGCTCGACGAATACCCGGTCCAAGGTCGCGGAGGCAAGGGTGTGCTGACGGCGCGTATCGTGTCCACCCGTGGCGGACTCGTGGGCGCGCTCGCGGTCCGTCCCGAGGATGAGGTGTACGCGATCACGTCCAACGGGGGCGTCATCCGTACGAGTGCCCGTGAGGTCCGGCGAGCGCAGCGGCAGACGATGGGAGTCCGGCTCATGAACCTCCCCGACGGCGTCACCCTGGTTGCGGTGGCGCGCAACGCGGACGAGCCGGACGAGCTGGGATAG
- the gyrB gene encoding DNA topoisomerase (ATP-hydrolyzing) subunit B, with translation MAPKAPSTDYSASSITVLEGLEAVRKRPGMYIGSTGERGLHHLVQEIVDNAVDEALAGYCDTIVVTLLKDGGVRVYDNGRGIPVDRHPVEKRPAIEVVLTTLHAGGKFDGKSYAVSGGLHGVGAAVVNALSTKLTVEILRDGFTWNQEYTDSRPGPLHKGAPTRKHGTTVTFWADANIFESVIYSFENLSRRLQEMAFLTRGLSITLRDERDEIPNEVTFMYKNGIEDFVRHLNATKEPLHKSVIGFQVEGTGIAVEIAMQWNSTYSESVYTFANAINTHEGGTHEEGFRAALTGLVNKYARDKKLLKEKDENLTGDDIREGLAAIVSVKLSNPQFEGQTKTKLGNTEAKTFVQKACNDWLADWFERNPAESRTIITKASSAARARKAAQEARKLARRKGLLDVGSLPGKLADCRSTDPAQSELYIVEGDSAGGSAKSGRDSMFQAILPIRGKIINVEKARIDRVLKNNEVQSLITALGTGIHDDFDISKLRYHKIVLMADADVDGQHIRTLLLTLLFRFMRPLVEAGHVYLGQPPLYKLKWQRETPQYAYSDRERDGLVEAGVQSGKKLPKEGGIQRYKGLGEMNAKELWETTMDPATRILGHVTLDDAATADELFSVLMGEDVEARRNFIIRNAKDVRFLDI, from the coding sequence GTGGCTCCCAAGGCACCGTCGACCGACTACAGCGCGAGCTCGATCACCGTCCTCGAGGGTCTGGAAGCGGTTCGCAAGCGCCCCGGAATGTACATCGGGTCCACCGGGGAGCGGGGGCTCCACCACCTGGTGCAGGAAATCGTCGACAACGCCGTGGACGAGGCGCTGGCCGGCTACTGCGACACGATCGTCGTCACGCTGCTCAAGGACGGCGGTGTCCGGGTGTACGACAACGGCCGTGGCATCCCGGTCGACCGGCACCCGGTGGAGAAGCGGCCGGCCATCGAGGTCGTGCTGACCACGCTGCACGCGGGCGGCAAGTTCGACGGCAAGTCCTACGCGGTGTCCGGCGGCCTGCACGGCGTCGGCGCGGCCGTGGTCAACGCGCTCTCGACCAAGCTCACCGTCGAGATCCTGCGCGACGGATTCACGTGGAACCAGGAATACACCGACAGCCGGCCGGGCCCGCTGCACAAGGGCGCGCCGACCCGCAAGCACGGCACCACGGTCACCTTCTGGGCCGACGCGAACATCTTCGAGTCGGTCATCTACTCGTTCGAGAACCTGTCCCGGCGGCTGCAGGAGATGGCCTTCCTCACCCGCGGGCTGTCGATCACGCTCCGGGACGAGCGGGACGAGATCCCGAACGAGGTCACGTTCATGTACAAGAACGGGATCGAGGACTTCGTCCGCCACCTCAACGCGACCAAGGAGCCGCTCCACAAGTCGGTCATCGGCTTCCAGGTCGAGGGCACCGGCATCGCGGTCGAGATCGCGATGCAGTGGAACAGCACCTACTCGGAGTCGGTCTACACGTTCGCCAACGCGATCAACACGCACGAGGGCGGCACCCACGAGGAGGGCTTCCGCGCCGCGCTGACCGGCCTGGTCAACAAGTACGCGCGGGACAAGAAGCTGCTCAAGGAGAAGGACGAGAACCTCACCGGGGACGACATCCGGGAGGGCCTGGCCGCGATCGTCTCGGTCAAGCTGTCCAACCCGCAGTTCGAGGGCCAGACCAAGACCAAGCTCGGCAACACCGAGGCGAAGACCTTCGTGCAGAAGGCCTGCAACGACTGGCTGGCCGACTGGTTCGAGCGCAACCCGGCCGAGTCCCGGACGATCATCACCAAGGCATCCTCGGCCGCCCGGGCCCGCAAGGCGGCCCAGGAGGCGCGCAAGCTGGCCCGCCGCAAGGGCCTGCTCGACGTGGGCTCGCTGCCGGGCAAGCTGGCCGACTGCCGGTCGACCGACCCGGCCCAGTCCGAGCTCTACATCGTCGAGGGCGACAGCGCCGGCGGCTCGGCCAAGTCCGGCCGGGACTCGATGTTCCAGGCGATCCTGCCGATCCGCGGCAAGATCATCAACGTCGAGAAGGCCCGCATCGACCGGGTGCTGAAGAACAACGAGGTCCAGTCGCTGATCACCGCGCTGGGCACGGGCATCCACGACGACTTCGACATCTCCAAGCTGCGCTACCACAAGATCGTGCTGATGGCGGACGCCGACGTCGACGGCCAGCACATCCGGACCCTGCTGCTCACCCTGCTGTTCCGGTTCATGCGGCCGCTGGTCGAGGCCGGCCACGTCTACCTGGGCCAGCCGCCGCTCTACAAGCTCAAGTGGCAGCGCGAGACCCCGCAGTACGCGTACTCCGACCGCGAGCGGGACGGGCTCGTCGAGGCCGGTGTGCAGTCGGGCAAGAAGCTGCCCAAGGAGGGCGGCATCCAGCGCTACAAGGGCCTGGGTGAGATGAACGCCAAGGAGCTCTGGGAGACCACGATGGACCCGGCCACCCGGATCCTCGGCCACGTCACTTTGGACGACGCTGCAACAGCGGACGAGCTGTTCAGCGTCCTCATGGGAGAGGACGTGGAGGCGCGGCGGAACTTCATCATCCGCAACGCCAAGGACGTCCGCTTCCTGGACATCTGA
- a CDS encoding putative protein N(5)-glutamine methyltransferase, which translates to MPDIVTTLRNAGCVFAEDEARLLTEAAGGPAELDRLVRRRVEGVPLEQLLGWAEFDGLRIVVEPGVFVPRRRTELLVTTAAAYRPGTIVELCCGSGAVAAALTARLGRPEVHAADVDPVAVHCARRNLPAGHLYEGDLDTPLPPRLEHRVDVLVANAPYVPTDAIALMPPEARDHEPRVALDGGEDGLDIARRVMAVAPRWLAPAGVVLVETSTRQSEQLAAAAAGVGLAPRIVTDEETGGTAVVAARS; encoded by the coding sequence GTGCCCGACATCGTCACGACCCTGCGCAACGCCGGCTGTGTGTTCGCGGAGGACGAGGCGCGGCTGCTCACCGAGGCCGCGGGCGGACCGGCCGAGCTCGACCGGCTGGTGCGCAGGCGGGTCGAGGGCGTGCCGCTGGAACAGCTGCTGGGCTGGGCCGAGTTCGACGGGCTGCGGATCGTGGTCGAGCCGGGGGTGTTCGTACCGCGGCGGCGGACCGAGCTGCTGGTGACGACCGCCGCGGCGTACCGGCCCGGGACGATCGTCGAGCTCTGCTGCGGGTCGGGGGCGGTCGCGGCCGCGCTGACCGCCCGCCTCGGCCGGCCGGAGGTGCACGCCGCCGACGTCGATCCGGTCGCGGTGCACTGCGCCCGCCGCAACCTCCCGGCCGGGCACCTGTACGAGGGCGACCTGGACACGCCGCTCCCGCCCCGGCTGGAGCACCGGGTGGACGTGCTCGTCGCCAACGCTCCGTACGTGCCGACGGACGCGATCGCGCTCATGCCGCCCGAGGCCCGCGACCACGAGCCCCGGGTCGCCCTGGACGGCGGCGAGGACGGCCTCGACATCGCCCGCCGGGTCATGGCCGTCGCGCCGCGCTGGCTGGCGCCGGCCGGGGTCGTGCTGGTCGAGACCAGCACCCGGCAGTCGGAGCAGCTCGCCGCCGCGGCCGCCGGCGTCGGGCTGGCGCCGCGGATCGTGACCGACGAGGAGACCGGCGGGACCGCGGTCGTCGCCGCCCGGTCGTAG
- a CDS encoding alpha/beta hydrolase, producing MALTWSGNGRGNAVLLHGMMSLAGTWWQIGPALAERGWDVTAIDLAAHGGHRLDGPLTAEALVDSVTTQVPGPVDLLVGHSMGAATAISTVARQPGFARAVVLEDPPGGLGRAGEELAHGVELDAQIARLDRERLVRRSRADHPGWAAQDVEHDVRGIEKADSSAIAAGLRSGLRGWDMPALVGAADVPVLVLAAPEGAGSALVGAARAGVRAAMPAERFVELAGGHCLHRDLPAEWLAAVDAFTTQSPGR from the coding sequence ATGGCGCTCACGTGGTCCGGCAACGGGCGGGGAAACGCGGTCCTGCTGCACGGGATGATGTCGCTGGCCGGGACCTGGTGGCAGATCGGGCCGGCGCTGGCCGAGCGGGGCTGGGACGTGACCGCCATCGACCTGGCCGCGCACGGCGGCCACCGGCTGGACGGCCCGCTCACCGCCGAGGCGCTCGTCGACAGCGTGACCACGCAGGTGCCGGGGCCGGTCGACCTGCTCGTCGGGCACAGCATGGGGGCGGCCACAGCGATCTCCACGGTCGCGCGGCAGCCCGGCTTCGCCCGCGCGGTCGTGCTGGAGGACCCGCCGGGCGGGCTCGGTCGGGCCGGCGAGGAGCTCGCGCACGGCGTCGAGCTGGACGCGCAGATCGCCCGGCTGGACCGGGAGCGGCTGGTCCGGCGGTCCCGGGCCGACCACCCGGGCTGGGCTGCGCAGGACGTCGAGCACGACGTGCGCGGGATAGAGAAGGCCGACTCCTCCGCCATCGCCGCCGGGCTCCGGTCGGGACTGCGGGGCTGGGACATGCCGGCGCTGGTCGGCGCGGCCGACGTGCCGGTGCTGGTCCTGGCCGCGCCGGAGGGCGCCGGCAGCGCGCTGGTCGGCGCGGCCCGGGCCGGGGTGCGCGCGGCGATGCCGGCGGAGCGGTTCGTGGAGCTGGCCGGCGGGCACTGCCTGCACCGCGACCTGCCGGCGGAGTGGCTGGCCGCGGTCGACGCCTTCACGACTCAGTCGCCCGGCCGCTGA
- a CDS encoding DLW-39 family protein — MKKLAVLAAAAAGGFLFLKKRRSAKAESDLWAEATSTQDLR, encoded by the coding sequence GTGAAGAAGCTCGCCGTCCTCGCCGCAGCCGCCGCCGGCGGGTTCCTCTTCCTCAAGAAGCGCCGCTCGGCCAAGGCCGAGTCGGACCTGTGGGCCGAGGCGACCAGCACTCAGGACCTGCGCTAG